The genomic interval ATTGTCAGATGGTCTAGGGTTTATTTGAGAACCTAGTGTCAGCAGGAGTTTGCTGTGTTTATTCTCTTCAGTGTCTAGAGCCACCTAGGTTATCTTCGTGCAAGGCGAAGAGAATGtctacccgatttgaaatcggcaTATTTGATGGAAAAGGAGACTTCGGTagctggaaaaagaagatgagagtttTACTCTGTCATCATAAGGTGCTGATAGCACTAGAAGCTGATGACCGAAAATGGTCACCTGATCAACTTGCAAGAACAGAGGAGGTAAGAGAAGAGGCATTCAACCTCATCTTTCTTCACCTTAGTGACACTGTCATTCGCAAGGTAGATGGTATGTTAACTCCCATTGATTTATGGAATAAGTTAGATTCTTTATACTCTATTATGACTGCACCAAATTTAGTATACTTgaaaggcatgttgtttaatttcaaaatgaatgcatCTAAGTCAATGGATGAGAACATAGATGAATTCGCTAGACTTGCATTATTACTTAGAGGTACTGATCAAGCATTAGGTGACACAAGTGAAGCTATGATTCTTTTAAATTCCTTACCTGATGACTATGATGTAGTAAAGCATGCATTAAGGTATATTGGCATTGTTCCTAGTTTAGATCTTGTTATCTTGGGCATTAAAGCTAGGAAACTGGAACTAGGAACATCTAAAAGGTCAAGAAATAACTTGTTTGTAAAgagtaagaatgagaaaaaatcGTTTACCAGTAACAATGATCACACTAATGGGTCAGGGCAAAAGGGtaagaaaaaggataagaaggGTAAACAAAAATAGAAGTATTATCACTGTGGTAAAGAAGGTCACATTAAGAAGTATTGCTATgattatattaagaaattaaaacaagGGGGAAATGCAAATGTAAATGCTGGGACGTCTAACTGTTTAGCTGAAGTACTCAATGTCTCATATTTATCTGCTGAACATGAATGGGTAATGGATTCTGGTTGctcttttcatatgtgcccaaacagagaatggtttcaaaattttaatcagAGGGAAACTGGTACGGTATACATGGGTAATAATCAATCATGTAGTATCCAAGGTATAGGTAGCATATCCTTAAAGTTACATGATAATAAAATCAGAATATTAACTGATGTAAGGTATGTACCAGGATTAAAAAGAAACCTAATATCTCTTGGGACACTTGATGAGTTGGGTTACTCATATAGAGCTGAAAATGGCTTCCTTCATGTCTTTAAAGATGATAACCTTATACTGTCAGGTAATAAGAAAAACGGTTTGTACATTTTAAATGGTTGTCATTCTTCCCTTGTTAACTCTCATTCTGCCTGCATAGTCAATACTGGTAAGACAGATATATGGCACCtgagacttggccatatgagcctgaaaggtctccaggcactgtcaaaccaaggGTACCTTGGATCAGTGCCTGTTGGGTCCCTTGACTTTTGTGAGCCATGTGttctaggcaagcaacacaggctgAGTTTCCCtaagggaactcacctggcgaaggcatgccttgAATATCTTCATGCTGACCTATGGGGGCCTTCTCAGGTCCCCACTTTTGGTGGTAACAGGTATTTTCTATCTATTGTGGATGACTTTACTCGAAAGGTATGGGtgtttttattaaaatcaaaagaccAGACCCTAGAGAAGtttaaaaattggaaaacaatGGTAGAAAATCAGATAGATAGGAAAATTAAAACccttaggactgacaatggtcTTGAGTTCTACAGTAGAGCTTTTGATATATTCTGTAATGATCATGGTATACTTAGACATAGGACAGTTAGGaacactccccaacaaaatggggtagctgaacgGATGAACAGAACACTTCTTGAAAAAGTCAGGTGTTTATTATTTACATCTAATATGTCTAAGTCATTTTGGGGTGAGGCTTTATCCACTGCTGCTCATTTAGTAAATAGGAGTCCTTCTACTGCATTAAATCTTATATGCCTTGAGGAAAAATGGACTGGTAGAAAACTGAACTTTAATTACTTGAGAGTATTTGGCTGTGAAGCCTATGCTCATAAATCTGAAGGAAAACTTGAACCTAGGTCTATCAGATGTGTGTTTGTTGGGTACCAAGAAGGTACCAAGGGATATAGGTTATGGGATAAGGAATCTACTggagttaaaattataatcagTAGAGATGTTATctttaatgaaaatgttttcccttGTAAAACAAATAacctaaaagaaacaaacacTCAGGAAAACCtagatgattttgttgttttaggGGGCCTCAGATCGAGGTGGAGCAACCAGCAGGAAGTAATGACCTGCCAGTTGCTCCATCCTCACCTGAGCAAAGTCAACAAGATGCTACCTTGCCTATGTCTCATGATGTCAGTATctctgatcatgatgatgatcaagaggaacaagaaaatgaacctgagattgaggtggagcatcagAGCTCACCCCAAGATCTCAGTGGCTATTAGCTAGCCCGTGATAGGAGCAGGAGGGTTTCTAGACCCCCTGCAAGGTATGCTTACTCTGACTTAGTGTACTGTGCTCTAATTGCTGGAAAGGAATTAAGGAGCAGTGAGCCAGCCTCATATGAGGAAGCTATCATCTCTAAAGATGGTGTCAAATGGCGacaagccatggatgaggaaatgaaCTCTCTCAAGGTAAATGGCACCTGGATTTTGGTCCCCGAACCTGAAAAGCAGAAACTGATCCAGTGCAAATGGCTGTTCAAATTAAAGGAAGGTATGTCTCCCACTGATCCACTTAGatataaagctagattagttgctAAGGGCTTTACTCAAAGGGAGGGTATTGACTACAATGAAATTTTCTCACCAGTAATAAAATTTAAGACCATTCGCACAAGGCTTGCTgttgttgttcaatttgatttagaattagaacaattagatgttaaaacagccttcttgcatggtgatcttgatgaatgtatatatatgtttcagcCAACTGGTTATATTGATAAAACTCATCCTGAACATGTATGCTTactgaaaaaatctttgtatggattaaaacaatccccaagacaatggtataaaaagtttgatagtTTAATCTTAGGGATTGGTTTTGAAAGAAGTAAATATGATAACTGTTTCTACTTCGTAATCTCAGATATTCCTATTTATCTATTgctgtatgtagatgatattttgataattagtaagtccaaagaaaaaattagtgaGTTAAAGTCAATATTAAACactaattttgatatgaaggaCCTAGGACCTGCtaggaaaattctaggaatgacaatagaaagagaaagaagtaaaTCAGTCttgaaaattcatcaaaatgacTATCTTATTAAAGCTGTTCAAAGATTTGGTATGCAAAATTGTAAAACTGTAGGGGTTCCCTTAGCTGGTCACTTTGTCCTATCTAAATCTCAATGCCCTACAACTAATTCTGAATTAGTTAAAATGGAAGATATCCCTTATGCCAATGCAATCGGAACAGTTATGTATTCAATGATTAGTACTAGACCTGATCTTACATATTCAATATCTCTGCTTAGTAGATATATGTCAAATCCAGGTAAACCTCATTGGGATGCACTAAAATATATGTTAAGGTATATTAATGGATCTATAGACATTGGCCTGTGTTATAAAAGAAGATTTGATACTCTTAATCTTGTGGGATATGTAGATTCTGATTTTGCAGGCGATAGGGACTCAAGGAAATCAACAACTGCATACTTTTTCATCTTGGGTGGAAATTGTATCAGTTGGAAATCCCAACTTCAGCCTCTGGTGGCGTTATCCACCACCGAGGCTGAGTATGTTGTTGTTACTGATGCCTTTAAAGAGGCTATTTGGCTACAAGGTCTATTAAAGGAGATCCAGTTGCTACAAGACAAAGTGACTGTGTTCTCAGACAGTCAAAGTGCCATTCACCTCTCCAAGAACCCGGTATATCATGAACGAACAAAGCATGTTGAGGTAAAGTATCATTATGTTAGAGATTTAATAGCTAATGGCACTGTGAGTATTTTGAAGGTGCCTACAGAAAACAACCCAGCAGACATGGGAACAAAAGTTCTAACTGCAACCAAGTTCAAGCACTGCTTGAACTTGCTGCACGTGGGAATTGGTTGATCAAATCAACCAGAGCAATGAAGGTATGGATTGAAGCATGCTGCACTTTGTGAGAGTTTCAGATTCACCTCCTGTTTgggcttcaaggtggagattgttatTATTGAAACCCCAAACGATGTCGTTGGAGTAAGCAGGTGGAGGTTCGCGTGCTGCAACCTTGAGCTGCCATCTGACAGCCAATTGGAGGGCAGCACGTGACAACCATCAGCTGCCCTCTGATGGCGCCCGGTTGCATTATCTACCCCTCTTCTCTTATCTCTTGTCCGTCTGCTTTTATTCTGTTGGAATATTGTATATCGTGCTTTCACGATATGATCCGAGCCATCCATCCATGCTTTATGAGTCATGATCCCAGCCCTCCATCGTCACTATTTATCTTCTCCTCGGGATATGGTCTGGGCAGACGTTTAAGGCGAAAGAGGCAAAAATCaatcaaagaagaaagagataccCTTCATCTTCGACCTTATCTGGTTTGCTTTggttcctttctttctttctctgtaaATCTTTGTATAGCTTTATAGTTATATGGTTCGATAGGGTTTTTGCCTCTTAATCTTTttgagtgattattgggcaAGTTTTGTGTTTCTCGAACCACTGTAAGTACAGAGAGATTGAGGGGTTTTTCCTGTGGGTGTATTTTTGATTCAATcattagtgcagtgagctctccatattggagctcaacgtggacgtagtcctatttgggtgaaccacgataAAAATCTTGTGTGTCTCTTTTCGCCTTTACGTTTCAGTTCTGTTTACCTTTGTTTCGCATGAATGACTGTTAAAGCTTCCATTCCTTTTGTTTTATCGTGTGTTTGTGATTGGGATACTCTGATTTAAACCCTAAGGTTAGAGTTTCAGTGCTCAACAAAGGCAGTAGTAGAAAAGACTTGTATGCTTACAAGCTTCCCGAACTATATATGTGCCTATATTTAACTATTTCATGATGCTCGTGTCATTTCCAAAAAAAGTTAGCCATGCGTAGAAAACAAAATAGCTTTGTACATGAAGAAAATTATACAAGTTGCAGTgcgaatgataaaaaaaaaaaaaaaaaaattatgacaacAAAATTGTACTAATTATGATGCTGACCATCAACTGCAAATTGAAAGAAAACCAATGGAGTTTCCATATTTTATTACCATGAGAAGAACCCTAATTCACAAAACAAAGCAAGCAAGCAGATTGCCAAACAAGAACTAGAAACCAACTTAAACATAAACAGTGAACTTGTAACATCACCACTATGTAAAAGTTGCCATGTTTATGTCGCAAGCAGAACAAGACCTAGTAACCAACATAGACAGCTGCATTCACTATGTAACAGTCATCATTCTTATCTCCCATTTCTTCCACATGCACACCACTTGAGCATATCAGTCCACCATCCACAACTTCAAAATTCACAATTTTCCCACTGCCATcaagaagtaaaaacaaaaaataaaaaaagcagAGGAGGAAAACAGCATTAAGTGAGCAATGTTGTAGGAATCCCATTTTAAGATCTCAGGATAACTATGAATGAGAATAAGGGCAAACAGATGTGAGATAACCAAAAATAACTAAAAGCGAGAGCATGCAGGATTAAGTAAATCTTTTAATATCTCAGCATGACTGTGAATGGCAATGAGAGCagataaaatttcaaagagcAACCAAAAATTAGTCAAAAGTGACTCTAGCTTCTTATAAACTTCTATAATACATATTGCATAGCACTACCATGGGTTCATGTGCGTGCACAACTGAGTATAAGTCTAGCTTTTCACTCAGAGCTGCTTATCAACTCTTAAATCTTTACCAGGCTGAAACTATAATGAAAGGCAAAAAGGTTTGAGATCATCAGATTAAGCATGCATATCTCTATAACTACAACTTCTACAAGAACAATCAGATGCTGCCAACTAAAAGTTCCACAAGAGTTGAAGGTGATAGGAAAAAATTATCTGAGTTATACTGTTCTTACATAGGGTTACAAACTGGACTCAACTCAAAAAGAAGAACGTGCCTAAAGAAATCAAATATGAAGGCTTATTTAAAGTAAAGAATTTGAAGAAGACAAAACTCTAACTGGCAGATCCAAGGGTCTAGACACTTACTAAGGAaagacagatttgaccttctcaATATCAAGGAATTGTTGCAGAGATTGTGGAACTCCCAGCTTAATCTGTAGTTTCATCTGGTCAAATGTAACACCAGGTACAGACCCTGCACCAATTATATTTAGTTATCATAACTCAACATGTCCATATCAAAGGCATAAATATAATCACAAACCCTCAGAAAACCTGCACTGTTCTGTCAGTGTCACGGAAATGATTGAAATAAGGGGGCTCAATTGTAATTAGCTGATTGTTAGTTGATTGTTAGAATAAGCGGGAATGTTGGTTAGGTAGTTAGGCAAGTTGAATTCAAACTTTTGTAAATGGGGCAAGTGGCCTTTGGCGCCTAAGGATGAGCGGGAGCAGTATATACAGCTCTAATGCCACCCTTCCAAGATATCCAGAGAATTATCAAAacattcattctctctctccagccaattctctctctctctctctctctctggttctACCTTGTTCTTCCTAAAtatctctcaattcttctcggATTGAGAGGAATTATTGCTTGTCAGAATCAGAATCTGACATGTTCAATGTCACTTGCTGATGCATGCACACAATgatattgtttaaaaaaatagattttataaaacaaaatacTTAAACATAAAGAAATAGTCATATTGACTGcacaaataaacaaaacaagaatTTTTTCCATTAGAAACTCTAaagattttttgtttaaatttgtaatctctttaaatttaaagaatgatattattttttatgttacaCAAATATTATTGATTACATGTTGTTACCTGTTAGTTTCAATTTAGAGGATTGAATACTAACTAGAAGGGGGTAAGGAGATAGAATATATGTACAATATACAAGGTAGTTCATAACCACCATAAATACCAACATTGCGAAACATTGTTAGGACCCAgggcataattgtaataaaaGTGGGTAATTAAATAACTAACAGGCAGGGGAATGTAATGGGAGGGAAGCCTTATGGGAGCTAACGCCTACTAAAGAGGCTGTTGTAGAGGAAGAATTAGTTTTGATGAAATAACAAACTCTCCCGCcctctttgtttctctctctctctctctatctctctttctttcttttcttgtattgCTGTTTTAGAAGGAAATTCCTTTCGGAATTTCTGCCATTGTCAAACCCTAAGTCAAGGGcttgacaaattggtatcagagcggtggGTCCTTGGCGGCTCTCCGGTGAGAAAATCTTGGGTGGAAGACAGACGCACGGCATGACGGAAGGTACTCATCTCAAACAGATGGAGGCGCGTATGGAGTCCTTAGAGGCGAGCGTGACACGCGTACAGGAGGACGCGGCGTCCAACAGGGAAGATGTCGCGGCCATCCGTGACAGCAtcaaagagctggaacgaggCCAAGAACGAGCGGATTTTTACAGCCAAAAGATAGACAGTATGTTCATTATGCTGTCGGCGTTGCCACAGTTTAAAGTGGCTGGAGAATTGCATCCAAGATCGGGGACCGAGCCAATCTTGGAGAGGGATGGAATCTTGCCTAGGCCGGAGGGAATCAGGATGTTGGACGAGTGAGGAGTTTATGAACGGGAGTCGCAGGGTAGAAATACAGGCCATAGTCACCCGCCCATACCAAGATTGGAGATTCTGATATTCGAAGGGGAGAAGCCGAGGGGGTGGGTTCGCCGCTGTGAGCGGTTCTTTGAATTGTACCGCGTCGGGGAAGATTAGAAGGTGGTGATGGCAGCGGCATATCTCAACGATATTGTCGATGCATGGTATCAGAATTGGAAGCAGGCAGAAGGGCCATGGGTGTCATGGAGAACCTTTGCGGAGGAGTTGTGTGGCCGGTTCGGAGAAAAAAATATGACCGACATGGTAGAAGAATTTAACAAGCTGCGGCAACAAGGGTCGATAGAGGATTACTTGAGGAGGTTCGAGGAGTTGAGAGCGGTGATCGGAATAGCCCATCCCAGCTTGTCAGAGACCTATTTCGTCTCAAGTTTTATCAGCGGTTTAAAGGATGATATGCGATCAGTGGTGAAAATGTTGGCGCCAGCGACAGTTAAACAAGCAGCGGAGAAGGCCCGCTTGCAAGAATTGACTTGGGAAGCAGTATTCAAGAAGGGCAGGACGTGGAATCACGTAGGAGCACAGCAAGGAAGGGGTATAAGTTTTCCTTCGGGGGAATATTCTAAGTCGACAATGGGAGTGAGTGGCCAAGGAGGACCCAGGACTAGTAATAACTCGAGAAGtaataaaaattcaacaatGGAACAGAGGCGGCAACTGGGTTTATGCTTCAAATGCGGCGAAAAATATGGGCCCGGACATCAGTGCAGAAGATTGATGCTGAAGATGGAGGGGTCGGGCGAGGACGATGAGGCAGAGGAGGAGCTGTTGGAAGAAGTCGTAGAAGGGGAAGGTAGAGAACAAGAAGATTACGAGGATGAAGGAGGCCAGATCTCCTTCCATGCCTTAAAAGGTGGTTCAACTGGAAGGATTATTCAGGTGAAAGGCCAAGTGGGAAAGAAGAGACTAGCGGTGTTAATTGATAGCGGCAGCACTCATAGCTTTCTAAATAAAGCTATTGCCGTAGACCTCAACTGCAAGATGACAGAGACAGTTCCCCTATCGGTGACCGTAGCCAACGGTAATAAAATGTATAGTCACCACAAGTGCTATAATTTCAATTGGGTCATGCAAGGAGTGGAGTTTATGGCAGACTTTAGGGTGCTGGAGTTAAGGGGATGTGACGTAGTCTTgagggtagattggatgaagacgATCAGCCCGTTAACATTTGACTTTAATAAGCTAGAGGTGACAGTGGAAGTTGAGGGAAGGAAGCTGACTTTAGTGGGAAATTTGGAACAAGGAGAATGCAAGCTGATTTCAGGAAAGAGATTGCAGAAATTGATACAAAAAAACAGTGGACAAATCACCCATCTGTACTCTCTAAGAGGTATGGAGGAGGAGGATCAAGCAACCAATGTGGAAGCTGAGTTGAAATTACTAATGAATGAGGTAACCCCTTGTGACAACTTGTACTTATTATTGATTGAATTTAAGGACTTATTCCTAGAACCTACATCCCTGCCAGCCCAAAGACCTTTTGACCATTCCATACACATTAAACCCAATGCTGAACCTATAAACGTCCGATCCTATCGTTATGCACCAATACAAAAGACTGAAATTGAGAAACAAGTTAAAGATATGTTGGCCCATTCTATAATCCAACCAAGCCACAGTCTCTATGCCTCAACAGTGCTActtgttaagaaaaatgatggcACTTGGCATTTCTGTGTGGACTATAGACAGttgaattccatcaacattaaaaacaaatttcctatTTCAATCATTGAGGATTTGCTTGATGAACTCAATGGTGCAACCATTTTTCCGAAATTAGATCTTCGAGCtgggtatcatcaaattaggatgcaACCAGCCGACATACCTAAGACAGCATTCCGCACACATCAAGGCCTTTATGAATTCGTGGTTATGTCGGCCTCACTAATGCCCCAGCCACATTTCAATCCTTAATGAACCACATATTCAGCCCTTATTTGAGgaactttatacttgtttttttttacGACATACTTGTCTACAGCCAGAATTTAGACCAACACCTAGCCCACATTTGAACAGCCTTTGAAGTCCTTAggtttaatcaattatatgtcAAGTTGTCTAAGTGTACATTTGCCAAGAAGGAGATGGAATACCTAGGCCACATTATTTCGGAAAGGGGAGTCAGCACTGACCCAAGGAAGATAGAAGCAATGGTAAGTTGGCCAAAACCTGCCACTGTTAAAGAATTGAGAGGGTTTTTGGGACTGACAGgatattatagaaaatttgttCAAAATTATGGGATAATCAGTTGGCCTTTAACATAATTGTTATGTAAAGATAATTTCCATTGGAATCCTAGAGCGGAGGCAGCTTTTGGAGCCCTTAAAAAGGCCATGACTCAATCTCTAGTGTTGGCATTACCAGATTTTTCGAAGACCTTTCTGGTGGAAACTGATGCATGCGACAGTGGGGTGGGGGCAGTGCTGATGCAAGAAAGGCGTTCATTGGCTTACATCAGTCAAGGGTTGGCTCCTAGATATTTGGGGTTGAGTGTATATGACAAGGAGTTAATTGCAGTGTTGGTGGCAGTGGATAAATGGCGGCATTACTTGGAAAACAACCCTTTTATAATTCGCACTGACCATGAGAGTCTACAGTTCTTAAGCCAACAAAGACTACACACCCAATTGCAAAGAAAAGGGGTATCGAAGCTCCTAGGATTGGACTACACAATTCAATACCGAAAAGGAAAGGAGAATTTGGTAGCAGATGCATTGTCAAGAAGAGACGAAAAAGGATCTTGTAAAGCTGTCACAACTGTAACTCCGGAGTGGATTAAAGAGGTCGTGAGCAGCTACGTCAATACATCCTGATTGCAGGAGTTGCTGCCCCAATTGGCTGTCCATCCCCATAATCAGAAAGGTTATACACTAGCCAATGGAGTAATTCGCTACAAGGGCAGAATTGTGATTGGAAATGCTGAACAATTAAAAGCAAGAATAATGCAAGGCCATGCATGATTTAGCAGTAAGTGGACACTCGGGGGTGAGGGCAACGTATCATCGGATCAGAGGTTTTTTCTATTGGCCAAGGCTGAAAGGGGAGGTGGTAAGGTATGTAGCACAGTGTGAAATTTGCCAACGTTGTAAACATGAAACAGTGGCCGTGCCGGGATTGTTACAACCACTTCCCATACTGGCGCAAGCGTGGGAAGATATTTCGATGGATTTCATTAAAGGGTTGTCTAAATCTGAGGGTAAAGATACAATTCTGGTCATTGTTGATAGGTTGACTAAATTTGCCCACTTCATCAGTCTCACACACCCTTTTTCAACTTCAGAAGGGGCCAGACTATTCTTGGATTTAGTAGGTAAGTTCCATGGAATTCCTAAGAGGGTGGTGTCGGATAgggataaaatatttacaagtTCCTTTTGACAAGAACTGTTCAAGAATATGGGAGTTGGGCTACACCTTTCCACTGCCTATCACCCGGAAATGGATGGGCAAACGGAACGAGTGAGTCAATGTTTGGAAGGGTATTTTCGATGCATGTGTTTTGCAAGGCCTAGGAGTTGGCATAAGTGGTTATCTCTAgcccagtggtggtataattcaaCCTATCACACAGCTATTAAACGCTCACCTTTTGAGGCTTTATTTGGATATTGTCCACCCCTACTACCAACTATTACAAGGACATCAGCTGCTTTGGCTGATGTGGAGCAATACTTTCAAGAACAGAGAGAGGTTTTGGCAGAATTAAGGAGGGAGCTCGAGACAGCTTGGAATCAGATGGACAAACTGCTAACAAAAGGAGAAGCGCACGAACTTTTGCAGTAGGAGATCAAGTGTTCCTTAAGGTGAAGCGTTTTTTACAACCTAAATTTGCCCACCTCATTAGTCTCACACACCCTTTTTCAGCTTCAGAAGTGGCCAAACTATTCTTAGATTCAGTAGGTAAGTTCCATGGAACTCCTAAGAGGGTGGTGTCAAATAgggataaaatatttacaagtTCCTTTTGGCAGGAACTGTTCAAGAATATGGGAGTTGGGCTACACCTTTCCACTGCCTATCACCCAGAAATGGATGGGCAAACGAAACGAGTGAATCAATGTTTGGACGGGTATTTCCAATGCATGTGTTTTGCAAGGCCTAGGAGCTGGCATAAGTGGTTATCTCTAGCctagtggtggtataattcaaCCTATCACATGGCTATTAAACGCTCACCTTTTGAGGCTTTATTTGGATATTGTCCACCCTACTACCAACTATTACGAGGACATCAGCTACTTTGGCTGATGTGGAGCAATACTTTCAAGGATGGAGGGAGGTTTTGGCAGAATTAAGGAGGGAGCTTGGGATAACTCGGAATCAGATGGAACAAACTGCTAACAAAAGGAGAAGCGCACGAACTTTTGCAGTAGGAGATCAAGTGTTCCTTAAGGTGAAGCGTTTTTACAGCCTACTATCACCAAGGGTTTTGTGTCTAAGTTTAGCCCAAAGTATTTCGAACCCTATACTATATTGGCTAAGGTCGGTGAGGTGGCATATAGGCTGCAATTACCGGTGGGAACTAGGATTCACCCGATATTCCATGTGTCGTTATTGAAGAAAGCGGTCACTCCTCAAGTGCCAGTCAGCGACTCATTACCTAATTTGGGGGGCGAACCTGAAGTGGAAGTCAGTCCGGTATTACCAACGATGGAAGAGAATGAAGTGGCAGTGAAACCCCAGGCTGTTGTGGATAAAAGGGTGATATATCAGGGCACAACCCCTATTACTCAAGTGTTGATTAGGTGGTCTCACTTACCTCCAGACCAACCTACTTTGGAGTACTTACTAGATGTATTGAAGCAGTTTCCCTTGTTATTAGTCTTCTATGacattcttggggacaagaattaaTTCATGGGGAGGGGAATTTGTTAGGACCTAgggcataattgtaataaaaGTGGGTAGTTAAATAACTAACAGGCAGGGGAATGTAATGGGAGGGAAGCCTTGTGGGAGCTAATGCCTACTAAAGAGGTTGTTGTAGAggaagaattatttttgatgaaataaCAAACTCTCCCGCCTTcttcgtttctctctctctctctctatctctctttctttcttttcttgtattgTTGTTTTAGAAGGAATTTCTGCCATTGTCAAACCCTAAGTCAAGGGCTTGACAAACATTTGCTCAGATGGactttcaaaattcaaactcatcaatgaaaaatgaaggaaacattTGGTTTTGAgtctcaagagaaaaaaaaaaaaagtgaaaccAGTGACAATCTAGAGTCTTGATTGCTTTAGCCAACCTGCATACCCATTagtcatttctttttctttttctttttttttttctaactaaaAGGGGTAAGGTGATAGCCACCAGGATCCCTCCTTGTCAAGATGGGACTTAAGTCTCTCAGCCAGGTCTGTGCGAGCTAGATGTGTTGATACAACTTACCCAACCAAGAGACACAAATATGTTGGGTACCCTCAACCGGTCTAGAATGATTGCAACAATAGGGGAATCTGCCTTGCTAAACACGTGtgagagattttgccaattacaTTGTCACGTTCTAAGTACTTAGAGAGGGCCTACACGTGCAAGTGGCAAGCCTACATGTGCAAGTAGTTATAGAAGTTGTTAGTTGATTCTAGAATAGGCTTATATGTAAATTGTAATTCAGTTTTTGGCGGGATGAAGGACGCAAGATCCAATATATAAGGACCCAATCCCATCTGTTTGAGGCATTGAGAAattgaattcaaattcattctgaatttctccctcattctatctcttctcatttctctctctctctctgttcttctatCAATTCTTCCCCTgttctctagaattctctacAGAATTCTTGACACCTTCAGACACCTTCAGCCCGGTTGTTAAACAGACCACCATCAgactttttctttctcttgcttctGTTCATGGCTGGTATCTCTCTCAATTAGATATTGACAATGCTTTTCTGA from Diospyros lotus cultivar Yz01 chromosome 8, ASM1463336v1, whole genome shotgun sequence carries:
- the LOC127807380 gene encoding uncharacterized protein LOC127807380; translated protein: MAAAYLNDIVDAWYQNWKQAEGPWVSWRTFAEELCGRFGEKNMTDMVEEFNKLRQQGSIEDYLRRFEELRAVIGIAHPSLSETYFVSSFISGLKDDMRSVVKMLAPATVKQAAEKARLQELTWEAVFKKGRTWNHVGAQQGRGISFPSGEYSKSTMGVSGQGGPRTSNNSRSNKNSTMEQRRQLGLCFKCGEKYGPGHQCRRLMLKMEGSGEDDEAEEELLEEVVEGEGREQEDYEDEGGQISFHALKGGSTGRIIQVKGQVGKKRLAVLIDSGSTHSFLNKAIAVDLNCKMTETVPLSVTVANGNKMYSHHKCYNFNWVMQGVEFMADFRVLELRGCDVVLRVDWMKTISPLTFDFNKLEVTVEVEGRKLTLVGNLEQGECKLISGKRLQKLIQKNSGQITHLYSLRGMEEEDQATNVEAELKLLMNEVLVNQMLLLSSIT